The genomic window ATTGAACTATTTTTTTAGTATAAACTTTGATGAGGCAAATATTGAAGTTAAGTCAGTTTATGTAGATAGCTGAGAAAGATCTATATTGTATGTGTTGACAGAAAAATGAGTAGTAAGATACAATCTTCATAATATGATGGAATCGTTTGATTCTTAGAATCAATGTATTTTAAAATTTAAATCATAAAATAAAGTATATATGGATGTAAACTTAGATACTATATCTGCATGGGCTAAAAGAAAATGATTTGTTTATCCAGGAAGTGAGATTTATTGATGATTATCAAATGCATGGGATTTTGGTCCTTATTGAGTTCAACTAAAAAATAATATTAGAGACCTGTTTTGGAAAGAATTTGTGCAAAAAAGAACTGATGTGATTGGTTTGGATGCTCAAATAATAATGAATAGAACTGTTTGGCAAGCAAGTGGACACGAAAAATGATTTAACGATCCTTTGATGGATTGTAAAAAATGTAAAAACAGATTTAGGGCAGACAAACTTATAGAAGAATATATAGAAAAATCATGAGATACTGAATATCCAAATAATTGGGCTTGAGAATGAACTCCTTTGGAAGATTTGGAAGATTATATTTCTCAAAAACAAATTAAATGTCCAGAATGTGGAGCTTTAGATTATACTAACATTAGGAAATTTAACTTAATGTTTAAAACTCATCAGTGAGTTGTAGAATCAGATGAAAATATGCTTTACCTAAGACCTGAAACTTGTCAGTGAATTTTTGTAGATTACAAAAATATACTTAATACAACAAGGATGAGAGTACCTTTTTGAGTTGCTCAAATTGGTAAAGCTTTTAGAAATGAAATTACTCCAGGACAGTTTATATACAGACAAAGAGAGTTCGAACAAATGGAGATAGAATATTTTGTTCATCCTGATGAAGCAAAAGATTATTATCAACACTGGATGGATGAATCTTATAAACGATGGTGTGATATTCTACAAATTCCTAGAGAAAAAATGGAAGCAAGAAAACTTCCAGATGAAGAAGCAGCTCATTATGCTGATAGTACTCACGATTTTGAGTTTAAATTTCCTTGGGGATGGTGAGAAGTTCAGGCTCTAAACAATAGGACAAACTATGACCTCAAGAATCATCAAGAACATTCATGAGTGGATTTGCAATATTCCGATCCGAAAACATGAGAAAGATATATTCCTTATGTGATAGAAGTTAGTATGTGACTTAGTAGAACAACTTTTGTTGCTATGGCAAATGCTTATGATGAAGAAACTTATACAGACCCTAAATGAAACGAACAAAGTAGGGTAGTGGTAAGATTTCCTTTTGATTTGGCTCCTGTGAAATATGCAGTATTGCCTTTGATGGAAAAAAACGAAGATATGGTAAAAAAATGAAAAGAAGTTTTTGCTAAAATTTCTGATAAGTACCTTTGTGAATTTGATACAAGTGGTAATATATGAAAAAGATATCGTAGACAAGATGAGATAGGAACCCCATACTGTGTTACAATCGATCATCAAACATTAGAAGATGGTACAGTAACTATCAGAAATAGAGATGATATGACTCAACAAAGAGTTAAAATAGAAGATATTATATAACTTAATAAAAATTAAATGGAAATAATCTTGTTAATAGCTACTTTTTTTGTGGGTTTGCTTACCCTAATCGTTATGGATTATTTATGGCTTTGAAGAATCATACATGATTTCATAAGGCAACAGTTTTGAAGCCTAGTTGAAGTCAATAATGGTAGTATCAAAATCAACTTATTTTATTGACTAATCACATGGGCTGTTATCAGTATATGATGTCTTTTCTTTGCAACATTTAGATGAGAATCTTGACTAGAAGTTTTATTGTATTGAATGCTTTTTGGTTTTGTTTTGTATTTTACTTATGATTTTACATCATTAACTTTTATCAAAAACTATCCCTTGAAGTTTGCAGTAATTGATGTTGCATGGTGAACAGTTTTGTGCTGAGTTGTTTCACTAGTTTCTTTCTTATTTTATAGTTTTGTAATTTGACTATAAAAGATTTAATTTTTTATTGTATTTTATATGAAATGTATTCTGCAAGACGAAGAAATGTCTTTGATAAAAAAAGTTGAGCTTGAATGATCAAAAATATCTTGAGTTTCTAGTCTGGCTCAGTGAGTACCTTGGTATTGAGTTCCTGAACCTATCCAAGAATTTGTGATGGAAAAAATAAGAAAATGAGAAACAAACAGGTATAGCATCGTACCTTGAATTCCAGAACTTAGACAACAAGTTGCTTTGAGATACTACAAAAACAATTCTGTAGAAGTAGATTTTGAAAATGAAATAGTAATAACTGCTTGAGCTATACAAGCAATATCTTCTGTACTATTAACAATTCTAGAAAAAGATGAAGAAGTGATGCTCTTGGATCCTTGTTATGCATCTTATGATTGATGTATTAAACTTAGTAGGTGAAATCCAGTATATTCTTCACTTGATGAAAATCTAGATATTGATGTACAAGATGTTTTGAGCAAGATAAATTCAAAAACCAAAGCTATAATTATATCAAACCCAAATAATCCTACTTGATCTATCTTTACTATAGAAAAAATAAAGCAAATATTGGATGCTATAGATTGAAAAGATATTTATCTAATTTTGGATGAGGTGTATGATGAGTTCTTGTATGATGGGAATTTTTTTGAAAGTGGTATTAATTTGTACAAAAAATACAAAAAAAATCTAATACTGGTAAATAGTTGGTCAAAAACATTTGGTATGACATGACGAAGAGTTTGATATTTTTTGGCGGATAGTAATATAACAAAGGAAGTTTTGAAAGTACATGATTGATTAGTAACATGTGCACCTGTACATAGTCAATGGGCTGCATTAGCAAGTTTTGAAATATATGATCGGTGGATTTGAAAAGTAAGAAAAGAATTACAAAAAAGAAGAGATTATACTATTCAAGAAATGAATAAGCTTTCTTCTTATATTGAATTTTGAACTCCTAAGGCTGCTTATTTTTTGTTTCCAAGATTTAAGTATACCGAAAAAGATTATGAAGAATGTTTGAAAATTTTGCATGAATCAAAAGTAGCATTGGTACCTTGAAGTGGTTTTTGAAATAGGGGAAGAGGGCATTTTAGAATTTGTTTTTGAAGAGATTTTGATGATCTGAGTAGTTGAATAGAAAAACTTGGTAAATATTTTAACAAATAGTATATAATAATGATTTTGGGAATTGATCCTGGTGTTAGAAAATTGTGATACTCATTGATAGACAAAAATCTAAATATTAATGATGCTTGAATACTATTACTGGATCAGAAATGACCTCAAAGATTAGATCAGTTTACAAGAATACTGAAAATATATGAATTTTTTGAAGATATTGTTAATAATTATGAAATCAATAAGGTTTGAATAGAGAAATTATATTTCACAAAGTTTAATCAATCCAATGCAGAATTTGTGTATTGAATTAGATGAGCATTGATAAGTATGTTTATCAAAAAAGAAATCAAAATAATAGAATATACTCCTATCCAGTTGAAAAAATATATTACCTGAAACTCCAAAGCCAACAAAATATTGGTACAGCAAATAATAATGAAAATATATTGACTAGAAGAAATGCCTGAGTATGATGATGCAGCTGATGCATTGGGATTGGCTTATTTGGCTATGAGGCAAAATTAATATGTGGAATTAGTAGAATGATATTGAAAGCATCCTCTTCCCTTGGTTGGGAGAGTTTTTTTGATTGAAATAACGCAAGAAAAAAAGCTTGAAAATAAAAATTCTGTTATTAAAATTATTGATAATTTAGTTCTAAGAAACTGCAGATGAAGTTGGATATTAAATTTCAGTTTGAACAAACTCAGGAGTGGAGTTTTGATAGCTACAAATTACAGTGACTTTTTTTCAACCTAATGAGAGAAGATCCCAATAGGAGTTTTCATAACCTGCCTTTTGGGCTTTTTTGTTACTCAAATATTTTTCCTTTTGAGAAATGAAAAGATTATCAGCCCTGAGTAGACTATAATATTACTTTTTCTAGTATTGATCAGGATATTATCAATCAAGTGTATCAGGGAGTGTTAACTTACAAGCAACTAAACTTTGGTGATGATAATAAAATCCATATCAAAAATGCTTATGTGAAAAATCAGTCCCCACTGTATCCGTGAAAACAAATAAAGCTAGTAACACCCGTGGTTCTGAGTCTGGATGAACAGCTTATCAGAAGGTATGAAATACCTCAGAAGCCGGAGAGGAAAGGTAAACCTCTATACTGGAAAAAAGAAATGTGATTTGAGGTTTTTATCAAACAGCTCAATAAAAACATCCTCAAAAAATATGTATATCTTATCAAAAACAATTATGTTCCCAAATTAAATGATTTTGACCAAAAGCTTTTGGAAAAATTTGAGGATATAGAAGCTTTTGAGGAAATAGCAGACAGGAGTGATTTTTTTAAGTGATATAAGTTCAAGAGATGAGCTTTGGTGGATTTCAAATGAGGTAAAATTGCAGGTAGTTTGTGGGATTTTGTGGTTGGAGATGACAGGAATTTGAATAAAGCACTTAAATATGTTTCTGCTATATGAGTAGGAGAGAGGTGTACTGCAGGTTTTGGGTTTATTAAGTAAAATAAGTCATATGCTAAAAGAATTAAAGGATATAGGAGAGTATGTAAATACAATTAAATCACCTGTAGAAAGTTTCATAACTGTTCCTAGAGGAGATTTTTATATAATCAGTTTGAATTTTGATTGAGAAAAATTTGTATTTGAGTCCAATATAAAAGAGTGAGATATAAAAGATTTGATCTGAATGTGTTATAAACCCTGAAAATGAAGAGTTAAACCTATTTTTCCTAATTCTTATATAGGAGTGGACGAGAACTGAAAATTTGCTCAACTTAAAAAAGACGATTTAATATCTGTTATCTCTAAATTAAAAGAAGATCATAAATTTTTCCAAAATCTGGAAGAAAAATTTAGAAATACATCAATAGAAGAAGTTGAAAATTCCCAGTTGATAAAACAAAAAATTCAGGATCTTCCTTCAAAGGATCAAAATAAAAAGCCTACTACAAAAATTTTTACAATAAAAATCTCAAAGAATCTTATAAAAAGCTATTGATTAACACCATTAAGAACAGAAGAATTTGTATATTTAGGAGATATACAGGAATTTCAGGATATATTTGTAGCCAAAAATAAATGAGAAGGATCAGAAATTGTTTCTGGTTTTTGTCATGTTTGTGAAAAGACAAAAGATAATTTAATAGATTTTTATAAAAGTAAATGAGTTTGATTTCCTTATAAATTTTATAATCTGGATAAACCTTGATTTACTTATAATCTTGATCCCAAAAATGGGTATAAATCTTTTGGAGTTTGTCAGGAATGTTATGATAAGATCCAGTCTGGGTATTCTTATTTTAAAGAAAATTTACAAAAAAATATTTTAGGTGAGTATTGTTATATATTTCCATCTATTTTTTTTGAGAAAAACAACAAGGTTTTTGAAATAATAGAAAAATATGATAATAAAAACTTGTCTTCAATAGAAAGTAATATTAAAGATAGAATAAATGCAAATGCTACTTCTTCAAAAGGTTTAGATAGTATGGAACCTTTGTTTGTATACTGAGAATCTAGTGATCAAAAAGAAATATCAGAAGAAAAATTTGTAAAACTTAATATAATTTTTGGTCATATTGATCCTGCGAATTCAGATAGATTGCAAATTAATTATTTTTTGAGAGATATACTACCATCTAGGCTTGGAAAATATTATAAATCTAATATGTTTCTTTTGAAAAGAAGTAATAGTTATATGGATTATATGAAAAAGCTTCTTGGTGAAAAAAATATCAGTTGAAATCTATATGAAAAGATGCCAGAACTTCATCTTTATCCAAGTTATCAAAAAAATGAAAATATATGGAATCTTAAGAACTTTTTTGAAACAGAAGGTATACAGGAATATTATAAATTTCTTGATAAATATCTTCACAATAAAGGATATTTGTCTGATGATTTGTTTAAAATAATTTATAAAAAACTTTATAAAGATTATGTGGATAAATACCTAAATTCAAAAGATGGGAATCTTTTTTTTAGTATACTACAGGTGTATCTTGTCCATATTTACTTCCTAGAAAATAATCTTTTAGATACTAAACTACAGGAAATGAATACTATAAGTTTTGACACTCAAAATGAAAGACTGTTGAATTTGCAGGATTATTTTAATCAGTTTGAAATATTTAACAGTTATGATAAAATATATGCAAGTTTGATAGGATTGTATGTAAAGCTTTTGCTGGAAAAACAGCAAAATGAAATAGGGAGTAATCCATTCATTACCAGGATAAATTTTGAAGATTTGGATTATGATGGATTGTTAAAACTTCTGAATGAAACAAGAAGCAAATTTAACAAGTATGCAGAAAAAAAGTTTAATTATTATCCTTCTCTTTATTGATTGATATTACAAATAAGTATGAAAGGTTTGGATAAAAATTTATCCAGAGATGAAATAGTTTATTACTTTGGAATATGAATGGAAATATTACCAAAAATATACTTCCAGCAAGAAGAATCCAAAAAGGAAGCTCAAGAAGAATATAATTATATTTAGTTGATTATAAAATCAATAATGAATGATGAAGATAAAATAAATAAAGTTCTGGAGCAAAATCTTGACAAAGATAGATACTGTTGGTTTTTGTTTGGCTCCAGAGCAGAATGAACATATAATAAAAGATCTGATTATGATATAGGTGTCATAGGAGATCAGCCACTTGAGTTTAGAAGTTATCTCAAACTAAGAAGAGAACTTGACGAAAGTGTTGGCAAAAAGGTGGATTTGGTGGATTTTGCAAAAGTGGATAATCAATTCAAAAATTTAGCATTAAAACATATTCAGATATGGAACCAACCCAAAAATTTAATTATAAAGCAAAACAGTTAGAAAAAGCTTATAAAAGGCTTGAAGATGCTGTAAGTCAGGAAAGGAATGAATTTGTACAAGATAGTGTAATTCAAAGATATGAGTTTACATTTGAATTATTCTGGAAAGTAGGGAAGTTTTATCTTGAAATTCAGTGAATTCAGGTAAACTCTCCTAGAGCGGTAATGAAAAGTTTATATGAAATAGGGGTTATAGATGATGTAGATTTATTCCTTGATATGATGGAAGTTAGGAATCTAAGTTCTCATATATATGATGAAGAAAAGTCAAATGAGATTTATGATTTTATAACTAAAAATTATCAGCATTTGTACAATGCTTACAAAAATATGGAAATATAATATTTATATACTAAATCAAAAGAAATGGCTATAAACAACAGACACGAATTAGTATTTATCTATGATAGTAGATTTGCAAATCCAAATGGTGATCCTTTGGAGAACGATGAGCTTAGAATGATACATGATAAACTTTATGTTACAGATGTTAGATTGAAAAGAACTATTAGAGATTATTGGGATCAAATCTGAGAAAATGTTTTTGTAAAAGAAGAATTAAAAGACAATCAGGATGTTAAAAGTATAAAAGATAGGCTAAGCGATGAATGAATTAATGATAAAAAAGCTACGAAAGAAGATATTCAGAAGTTCAAAGAAAAGTTTGTTGATGTAAGAGCTTTTGGAAGTGCTATATTAACTAAAATTACCTGACCTGTACAATTTAATTTTGGTGAGAGTATGCACGATGTAGATCAGGTAAGAGTTCAATGAACTACAGTTTTTAGTTCGTGAGAAAGTAAAGGGCAAGGTACATTTACAGAAATGTTTGTTGTACCTTATAGTATTATAGCTTTTCATTGAATAGTTAATGAAAAAGCAAGTAGTTCAACTAATTTTGAAGAAGAAGATTTTAACTCATTAAAAAATTGACTTTGGGATGGTACCAAGAATTTGCTTACAAGAAGTAAATTTGAACAAATGCCAAGAATACTTGTAGATGTTAAATTCAAAGAGTGAGTTAATACTCATATATGAGAACTTGATAAGTATATAAAATTTGTGCCAAACAACAAAATAAGAGACTCCAAAGCACTTAATGATATTAGTAAATGATATTTTGAATTTGGAGAGTTTGTTGAGAGAGTAGAGGACTACAAAGATAAAATTGACTCTATAGACATAAAAATAGACAAAAGGGCTTCTATCCAAAATCTTGAATCCCAAGAAATAGATTTAAGAGTTGAAAAAGTATAAAAATGAATGTATTGGCCTTCAAAATATCAGGAAAGTTTGCTCATTTCCGTAGATTCTATACAACTACATCTCCTCTGACCTTCCAAATACCTCCCTTTACAGCTGTCAAAGGTATTTTGGGAGCAATTTTGGGATTGGAAAAAGATAGTAATAACGAGAGTATGAATACTGCAAAAATTTGAGTCAAACTAAACAATAGTGTTTCAAACAAGAAAATGTTTGGAATGAATTTTTTGGACACCAAAAGATGATCTGGTCATATCCAAGTAAGATTAGAAACAATTATAAACCCAAGTTATACAATATATATTGCTGATGAATGATTTGAATACTATCAAAAGCTAAAAAACAATCTTGAGCAAAACTACCGATATTATACTACTTATCTTGGTATTAGTGAGTTTATTGCCAATATCCAGTATATGTGAGAGCAAAATACTGTTTCTTTTGAGAACAAAGAAAATGTATATATAAATAGTTTGGTTCCCGAAGAGTATTTTGAAGAAGGTAAAAACATATCTTTGGAGGAGTGAGTGCCATTTGAGTTTGAAAAAGTTCCTTTCCAGATGGATAATCAAAGAAATGTATTGTCATTGAAAGAGTTTTTGTTTGTTCCAGATGGAACTGCTATCAAACTTAAAAAAGCTTCTTGTATTGATTTTAATGGAGAAAATATAATCTTATGTTAGATGATTTTATTCCAGATGGTTATATTGCACATCCTGGAGAGTCTCTATATGAACATTTATATTTTGTTGCCAAAGAAAATCAGAATATCTGAAAAAATTATTATATGGGAGAAAAAAAATTAGGTGATTTTTTTGCCTTGGTATGAATTCTTCACGATATTGGAAAATATACAAAAATATTTCAATATTATATCCAAAAGTACAATAAGAATAATATAGATTGAGAAGTTGCTTCATTGATACAAAATTATAAAGAACATAGTGTTTTTGGAGCTTTTTTTTATTTTTATATAATATGAAAAAATCTTCCAATAATACAGGAGCAATGATTTGATAGAGAGGAAGCAAAATTTCTGATGCTTGCCTGAATGTATGCTATATTAAAGCACCATTGAAATCTTGAAAATATTGTAAATGTTCAGGATACAGACTGGTTGGCTCAGAGATTGGATGTAATTAGAACTCAGCTGGAGTATATTGATTTTGATGCTACTACTAAAGAACTACATAGGTTGTTAAAAGATTTTGATATATATTTTGAGTTTGATTTTGAAGAGTTCAAAGATGTAGTTAATGCTGAATGATTCAAGCAACAGGTTTTGGGTATTTTTGATTCTGCTTATTCCAGAACCCAATCAGATGCTATGAAAATAAAATACCTAAAAATATTTTATTCTTCTTTGATATATGCTGACAAATACAAAACAATTTTTCAGAATTATAGTTTTTCTCCAAATATTATCAACAAACCTGATTTAGTTGAAAATTTCAAAAAAATCAAAAATCTTGATAATCCATCAGATGAACTAAATGTATTCAGAAATAATATTTATAGAGATGTTTCGGATTGACTTGAAAAAATAGATACTTACAACCATTTTTATACTCTAAATGCTCCAACTTGAGCTGGAAAAACTTTTAACTTGTTAAATATAGCTCTTAAATTACAATGAAAACTCTCTGATCAGGGAATAAGTGCAAAAATAATTTATTGACTTCCTTTTACTTCAATAATAGAGCAGGTCTATCAGGAAATTTATAATATTCTGAAAACTAATGGATATTCGCCAGATGAGGATAATTTATTATTGAAACACCACTATCTTGCTGAAGTTGATTTTGATGATGAAAACGAGAATTTGCTTGAAAATTATGACAAGAAAAAATTTATGATTAACTCTTGGGATGCAGGAATAGTAGTTACAACCTTTGTCCAGATTTTTCATACCATTTTTGGTAATAAAAACAAACAACTTATAAAATATCCTAACTTCCAAAACAGTATATTTATTCTGGATGAAATACAAACAACTCCATATTGTTATCGGTGAAATTTCAAAGAAATGTTTAGGATACTTGCTAAGTATATGAACTGCTATTTTGTTTTAAGTTCTGCTACTTTGCCAATGATTTTTGATAAGGATGAAGCTATTGAGCTTTTGCCCAATAATCAGAAATATTTTGATCAATTGGATAGAACAGGTGTTGATATAACCAATATGAACAACTTAATATGAATTCAGGAGTTTTGTGAACAGATAAGCAATTCTTTGGAAAACAATCCAGGCAAAAACCATCTTATTATACTTAATACTATAAAATCCAGCTTGAAGGTTTATAATAGCTTGAAAGATGAGTACAATGATGAAAATAATGAAATTATATATCTTTCTACAAATATAGTTCCTGCCCACAGGAAAGAAAGAATCAACAAAATAAAAAATATAAAAAATTCGGATAACAATAAAAGAGTTATTGTTGTTTGTACTCAATTAATAGAGGCATGAGTTGATATAGATATGGATATCTGATTCAGGGATATTGGACCAATAGATAGTATAGTACAAGCTCTTGGAAGAATAAATAGAAACTGAAAAAATTCTAGTAGGTGAGTTCTTTATCTTTATTCTCTGATAGATGAAGATAACAAAAAACAAGAAAAATTTGCAAAGTATATTTATGATTTTCTGAGTTTGCAGTTTACCAATCAGGTATTATCCTGAGACTGAATTATTTATGAAAAAGATTATAAAAAACTGTTTGATAATTATTTTGAGTTGATACAGCAAAATAAAGGTAAAGATATAGAAAATAAGTTGTTGGACAACTGGAATCACTTGGAATTTGAAGATATGAGCAGAAACTTTAATCTGATAGAAAAAAGCTACCAAACAGTTGATATCTTTGTTAACATTGATAATTATTCCAAGAATCTACTCAAGCAATTTGAGGATATATCAAATATTCCCAACAAATTTGAAAGAAAAAAGGAGTGGGATAAAATCAAACCGTATTTTTTGCAGTACATAATATCAGTTGATATAAGTAAAATACAAAATTTGTGATTTGCCAAAAGAGAACTAGAAAGGTGACTTATATATGAAAATCAGGATTTGATAAAGGAGTTTTATAATGAAGAAGTAGGTTTTGATGTTTCAAGTGCAAATGATGTAATGTTGGAGGATAACATTATTTAACTGTTAATTGGATATAATGAAATTTCAGATAACAGCTTCTTTGATAGCCCAGTATATGCACTGTCCAAGACAAGGCTGGCTTTTTTACAACAATCTGAAATCTGAGCATACTTCCGAAAAAGTAAAAATCTGAAAACATTATCACGAGCTAAGGTATGATGATCAAGATGAAAATGTAGAAGTAGAACTGGATGGGATAAAAATAGACAAATTAACCAAAGATTATGTAGAAGAATTTAAAAAGGCAAATACTGAATTTGAATGAGTAAAAATGCAGATTTTGTTTTATCTTTGGAAACTTAAACAAAAGTGAGTAAATAAAAAATGACTAATCAAATTCAAGGAAAACCAAGATAATATTCAGATAGAGTTGACCAAAGATAATGAAAAAGAATTATTAAATACTATACAAGATATAGAAAGTATTCTAAGTAGCGAAAAAATACCAGATAAGCTTATAAATAAGCAGTGAGGACCTCACAAAAAATGTAGATGATGCAGCTATTATGAATTTTGCTGGATTTAATTTTGACTATAAAAAATGGAAAATAAAAATCTTTATATAACTCAATCCTGACAGCTTAGCAGAAAAGATAATACCTTGTTTTTTCAGAATGAGTCTACTCAGAAAGTAATTCCAATAGCTAATATTGAACAGATTTTTTGTCTTTGAGAGGTTAGTATAAATTCAAAGTTATTAAATTTTCTTACCCAGAATATGATAACAGTTCACTTTTTTAATTATTATGGATATTATTCATGAAGTTATTATCCAAGAGAAAATTATGTAAGTGGTAAGCTTTTTGTGAATCAGGTAAACTATTATCAAAATACTTCCAGTAGATTAGAAATAGCATCCAATATAGTTGAATGAATATGAAACAATATGATAAGTTCATTGAGGCACTATCAGAGACATCACAAAAATGTAGAAAAATATATTCATAAAATTCAGGAAATGTTGGTAGGTATAAAATCCAAGAAGGATATCAATCAGGTATTATTTGTAGAATGAAGTTTGTGGGATGTTTATTATAATAGTTTCAAAGAGTTCCTGCCAGAAGAATTTGTTTTGAATAAAAGGGTAAAAAGACCACCTGATAATCCTATAAATGCCTTGATAAGCTTTTGAAATTCTGTGCTTTATACTTATGTACTAACA from Candidatus Absconditicoccus praedator includes these protein-coding regions:
- the cas5b gene encoding type I-B CRISPR-associated protein Cas5b, whose product is MNVLAFKISGKFAHFRRFYTTTSPLTFQIPPFTAVKGILGAILGLEKDSNNESMNTAKIGVKLNNSVSNKKMFGMNFLDTKRGSGHIQVRLETIINPSYTIYIADEGFEYYQKLKNNLEQNYRYYTTYLGISEFIANIQYMGEQNTVSFENKENVYINSLVPEEYFEEGKNISLEEGVPFEFEKVPFQMDNQRNVLSLKEFLFVPDGTAIKLKKASCIDFNGENIILC
- the cas3 gene encoding CRISPR-associated helicase Cas3', translating into MLDDFIPDGYIAHPGESLYEHLYFVAKENQNIGKNYYMGEKKLGDFFALVGILHDIGKYTKIFQYYIQKYNKNNIDGEVASLIQNYKEHSVFGAFFYFYIIGKNLPIIQEQGFDREEAKFLMLAGMYAILKHHGNLENIVNVQDTDWLAQRLDVIRTQLEYIDFDATTKELHRLLKDFDIYFEFDFEEFKDVVNAEGFKQQVLGIFDSAYSRTQSDAMKIKYLKIFYSSLIYADKYKTIFQNYSFSPNIINKPDLVENFKKIKNLDNPSDELNVFRNNIYRDVSDGLEKIDTYNHFYTLNAPTGAGKTFNLLNIALKLQGKLSDQGISAKIIYGLPFTSIIEQVYQEIYNILKTNGYSPDEDNLLLKHHYLAEVDFDDENENLLENYDKKKFMINSWDAGIVVTTFVQIFHTIFGNKNKQLIKYPNFQNSIFILDEIQTTPYCYRGNFKEMFRILAKYMNCYFVLSSATLPMIFDKDEAIELLPNNQKYFDQLDRTGVDITNMNNLIGIQEFCEQISNSLENNPGKNHLIILNTIKSSLKVYNSLKDEYNDENNEIIYLSTNIVPAHRKERINKIKNIKNSDNNKRVIVVCTQLIEAGVDIDMDIGFRDIGPIDSIVQALGRINRNGKNSSRGVLYLYSLIDEDNKKQEKFAKYIYDFLSLQFTNQVLSGDGIIYEKDYKKLFDNYFELIQQNKGKDIENKLLDNWNHLEFEDMSRNFNLIEKSYQTVDIFVNIDNYSKNLLKQFEDISNIPNKFERKKEWDKIKPYFLQYIISVDISKIQNLGFAKRELERGLIYENQDLIKEFYNEEVGFDVSSANDVMLEDNII
- the cas4 gene encoding CRISPR-associated protein Cas4, whose translation is MKFQITASLIAQYMHCPRQGWLFYNNLKSEHTSEKVKIGKHYHELRYDDQDENVEVELDGIKIDKLTKDYVEEFKKANTEFEGVKMQILFYLWKLKQKGVNKKGLIKFKENQDNIQIELTKDNEKELLNTIQDIESILSSEKIPDKLINKQGGPHKKCRGCSYYEFCWI
- the cas1b gene encoding type I-B CRISPR-associated endonuclease Cas1b — protein: MENKNLYITQSGQLSRKDNTLFFQNESTQKVIPIANIEQIFCLGEVSINSKLLNFLTQNMITVHFFNYYGYYSGSYYPRENYVSGKLFVNQVNYYQNTSSRLEIASNIVEGIGNNMISSLRHYQRHHKNVEKYIHKIQEMLVGIKSKKDINQVLFVEGSLWDVYYNSFKEFLPEEFVLNKRVKRPPDNPINALISFGNSVLYTYVLTKIYHTQLNPTISYLHEPFQRRFSLALDVSEVFKIPLVYGNIFNMVNRGVLKVEKHFMHDVNYAVLNEEGRRLFLRYWDERVQKTVDHPKLKRKVSYGSLIKFDCYKLIKHIMGEEQFVPFSMEKNY